The proteins below come from a single Danio aesculapii chromosome 25, fDanAes4.1, whole genome shotgun sequence genomic window:
- the gcnt3 gene encoding beta-1,3-galactosyl-O-glycosyl-glycoprotein beta-1,6-N-acetylglucosaminyltransferase 3, with the protein MGINNQRTLKTVSILSVSVTLFILVMNYPEQSCLPKRETNLNHFLNQDVGELQACSAIIQGDMDGVDKESFRKLLASKKRPSLLTESFYLNATTDCPTYIEGRGFLMEALSKEEEDFPIAYSMVIHDKIEMFERLLRAIYAPQNVYCVHVDMKSTEIFREAVNAIVSCFPNVFVASKLESVIYASWSRVQADVNCMQDLLKSPVQWRYLLNTCGTDFPIKTNAETVHSLKHLNGKNSMESETVPGKNWRWQFHHNITNTVIRTDVKKSPPPINTPMFSGNAYFVVSREFVDYIMTSREIQNLMEWEKDTYSPDEHMWATLQRMPSVPGSNSPNNKYEQSDMNAIARLVKWSYHEGDLNSGAPYPPCTGTHRRAVCVYGAGDLKWIVRQHHLLANKFDPEVDDIAIKCMEAFLRYKAVYGRSLLTVRKSDIVL; encoded by the coding sequence ATGGGAATCAACAACCAGAGGACTCTAAAGACAGTCTCCATCCTTTCAGTGAGTGTAACCCTTTTCATCCTCGTGATGAACTATCCAGAACAAAGCTGTCTTCCCAAACGGGAGACCAACTTGAATCACTTCCTAAACCAAGATGTTGGAGAACTGCAGGCTTGTTCGGCCATCATCCAAGGAGACATGGACGGAGTGGACAAGGAGAGTTTCAGGAAGCTTCTGGCTTCAAAGAAACGACCGTCTTTGCTAACCGAGTCGTTTTATCTGAACGCAACCACGGACTGTCCAACATACATCGAAGGAAGAGGATTTCTGATGGAGGCTCTTAGTAAGGAAGAAGAGGATTTTCCTATTGCCTACTCAATGGTGATCCATGATAAAATCGAGATGTTTGAAAGGCTCCTCAGGGCTATTTACGCCCCTCAAAATGTCTACTGCGTTCACGTGGACATGAAGTCTACGGAGATCTTTAGAGAAGCTGTGAATGCCATTGTGTCCTGCTTCCCTAATGTGTTCGTGGCCAGCAAATTAGAGAGCGTGATCTACGCCTCCTGGTCTCGAGTTCAAGCGGATGTGAACTGCATGCAGGATCTGCTCAAATCTCCAGTACAGTGGAGGTATCTGCTTAACACCTGTGGCACTGACTTCCCCATCAAGACTAACGCAGAGACCGTTCACTCTTTGAAACACCTCAACGGGAAGAACAGCATGGAGTCCGAGACGGTTCCAGGGAAAAATTGGCGCTGGCAGTTCCATCACAACATCACGAACACCGTGATCCGGACCGATGTTAAAAAGTCGCCCCCGCCAATAAACACCCCCATGTTTTCAGGAAACGCGTACTTTGTGGTTTCCAGAGAGTTTGTGGATTACATCATGACCAGCCGAGAGATTCAGAACCTGATGGAGTGGGAGAAAGACACGTACAGTCCTGACGAGCACATGTGGGCGACGCTACAGCGGATGCCTTCGGTTCCAGGATCCAACTCTCCGAACAATAAATACGAGCAGTCGGACATGAACGCCATCGCTCGGTTGGTGAAGTGGAGCTACCATGAAGGAGATTTAAACAGCGGCGCTCCGTACCCGCCGTGCACCGGGACACACAGGCGAGCGGTGTGCGTGTACGGAGCCGGAGACCTGAAATGGATTGTGAGGCAACACCATCTTTTAGCCAACAAGTTCGACCCTGAGGTGGATGATATTGCAATCAAATGCATGGAAGCGTTTTTAAGGTACAAAGCCGTTTATGGTCGATCGCTGCTGACTGTTAGAAAATCCGATATTGTTTTATGA